In Streptomyces alboniger, the following are encoded in one genomic region:
- a CDS encoding amino acid adenylation domain-containing protein, producing MHPELTLEHRRARFLERIRLAAAGSGRPAERPRPAPAPQALPTALPRAVATGPAAPPDRRTIVRPLGEAAVKALHDCAARGRVTVESVLSAALLASVALYCAESDLLVAVDDGESGPRQLALPVDTAGTLSHLALSTDRALGAALATGARPPAGTVPPLMLRIVRGGPDTSTETGSSSSVGDVHLTLSTTGTVTAAYDPDRHETELIEGVMRSAEIILETSLTVPDAPLSALRPLSDDELRKVTEEPNRTARPRRPGTLTDAFDDARRKFADRTALVDAAGTLTYRRTAEEAARIGHRLRAAGAGPEDLVAVLVSRDDKRWVLACLGALHAGAAWLPIDPAVPPARLETLLRGAGVTAVVTDATQRGRVPSGAWGLIDLDDEDRLDDEDRDGVPADEAVWAPAPTDPRRLAYAMYTSGSTGAPRAVLVEHDSTLNFVASLQRLFELTPDDRMLQYASPGFDVSVFEIFCALLSGSSLHMIGDDDRRSVEGLTRALTEGGITVAELPPALLELMEPERVPRLRLVSVGGEPFSGELTTRWSKDRRFVNGYGTTETTIGVIYKECAGQWRSAPPIGLPVDNHQAYILDDELRPVPPCAVGELFVGGAGVARGYLGQAARTAERFLPDPFRPGGRLYRTGDLARWSADGDIVFLGRRDRQVKVRGQRVELGEIEAALTGLSEVSAAVVADLDATLVGFVVPAPGRRPDLDGVRRHLTGTLPSYMVPALLTTVEQIPITASGKVDLAALAALRPAAPSRADDPVPEGGRDGSGEEEGAAESPRAGLVRRIAEEGCATLLPGARITAGTNFFATGGDSIRAIRLLSWVREVFGAEIPMSRFFRNPTPGALAEAIERHRADPGGTATGSSRAPAPVMAAGDEGEAPLSSSQQRLWFLDQLRPGDPSYNVLEVFLLRGELDDGALDSALHELSVRHEMLRTRYVATGGVPRQVVDPEPTARLARVDLSGAPAADLDALLAAEAAQPFDLAVGPLVRVTLVRRGPREHVLAWVVHHMVADGRSTEVLFGELSSLYGSFRRGLSPDLPPVTLTFRDYAGRQRASLGDDTHREGLAYWRRQLAGVPAQVELPTDRSRPAEPTTKGGTLYFDLPPGTGDRLAAFAGRAGVTPFMTLLTAFFAQLSRYGRDKDLVVGTPFANRNRRDVEDLVGFLVNTVPLRADCSGDPPFTALLQQVTGMTLAAGDHSEVPFEDLVSGLGVRRDLGVNPLVQVMFQVIDAPEDQLCLDGVETTKIPVEERAAAFDLVLELRTGRDGRLTGRLNYSTDLFDRETAARMAGHYRQILCSALADPQRRLSRLDLLDPDERRRLLGTFDEAVTTPVDTITALVERQAAQRGDAVAVTEADGQLSYGELNTAANRLAHHLKGLGVGPDVLVALCLPPSADLITAMLGVLKAGGAYLPIDPGHPAERVRLLLADCGVGVAVSRGDVRDRLPEGLAHRVDLDDDRARLDACPTENPPGPDPRDLAYVIHTSGSTGRPKGVAVPHHALARLVLGCDQSPVGPDDTFLMVHPPSFDASNLEIWLPLAHGASTVAPPERLVDPVELGDAIRRHGVSVLWLSAPLAQMTVDTDARLLAGVRQLGIGGQAPSVPHVRRLMRELPELRVLNCYGPTESATNTTLHHLAHEPAEDVTSIPMGRPIGDTRVYVVGVHGEPVPVGVPGELWIGGRGLARGYLGAPALTAERFVPDPFGPVGQRVYRTGDIVRRLPDGTLDFLGRDDDQVKIRGHRIELGEVATVVRGHAGVRDAHVRRHGTAGAAELAAYVVPHTPGLDTEDLFRHLRQRLPDYMVPATVTELAELPVSSNGKVDPARLPEPRRPREGAGGGRAPRSGVEKAVHAVWADVLGRDSFGVDDDFFVIGGNSYQAAQVVARLRAELGADLSLRTLFEHRRVAELAAAVAAADPGPAGTGTPVRRGPDGAPAPLSVEQQRLWFLDQLHPGGADYNVPVNLWLRGELDTDALRAALREVVARHEVLRSRFTLGPDRLPMQTVQPPDVFDLTVTDLSRQSAPQARSAAEKAAAEAARLPFRLDQGPLIRAQVLRVTAEEHLLSLVAHHAAVDAESFRLLLAETGRLYGAYVDGRAERLDTLPVQYADYARRQRQRLPEVEDADLGYWRDQLRDLPALELPTDRTRPRIRSAVGGRHRAGLLGPADTARLGEVARAHGATDFMVLLAAAQTTLGRLSGQQDFGIGTPVSQRSRPELAPLVGFFVNTLVLRADLSGDPSFTELLARTRETALAGYIHQELPFDRIVEELLPSRTLGRTPLFDVVFHVDDTTSALPDIPGLVTEVTDVDTGTAKFDLDIAVTRQGDTLSCTVEFSTDLFTASSAGRLVDAFRQTLRAALADPRRHLSELGDGGTP from the coding sequence ATGCACCCGGAGCTGACCCTCGAACACCGGCGCGCGCGATTCCTGGAGCGGATCCGTCTCGCCGCCGCCGGATCCGGCCGGCCCGCGGAGCGGCCCCGGCCGGCCCCCGCGCCGCAGGCTCTTCCCACGGCGCTGCCCCGGGCCGTAGCCACCGGACCGGCCGCCCCGCCCGACCGCCGGACCATCGTCCGCCCCCTCGGCGAGGCAGCCGTCAAGGCCCTGCACGACTGCGCCGCGCGGGGCCGCGTGACCGTCGAATCCGTCCTGTCGGCCGCGCTGCTCGCCTCCGTGGCGCTGTACTGCGCGGAGTCGGACCTGCTCGTCGCCGTCGACGACGGCGAGAGCGGCCCGCGACAACTCGCCCTGCCCGTCGACACGGCCGGAACACTGTCCCACCTCGCCCTCAGCACTGACCGTGCGCTCGGCGCGGCTCTGGCCACGGGCGCGCGGCCACCGGCCGGTACGGTGCCGCCTCTGATGCTGCGCATCGTGCGCGGCGGCCCCGACACCAGCACCGAGACCGGCTCCAGCTCCAGTGTGGGAGACGTCCACCTGACGCTCTCCACCACCGGTACCGTGACCGCTGCATACGACCCCGACCGCCACGAGACGGAGCTGATCGAGGGGGTCATGCGGAGCGCGGAGATCATCCTGGAAACCTCCCTCACCGTCCCGGACGCCCCGCTGTCCGCGCTGCGCCCGCTGTCCGACGACGAGCTGCGCAAGGTCACCGAGGAGCCCAACCGCACCGCGCGCCCACGCCGCCCCGGCACCCTCACCGACGCCTTCGACGACGCTCGGCGGAAGTTCGCCGACCGGACCGCGCTGGTGGACGCGGCGGGCACCCTCACCTACCGCAGGACCGCCGAGGAGGCCGCGCGGATCGGACACCGGCTGCGCGCCGCCGGGGCAGGGCCCGAGGATCTCGTGGCCGTCCTGGTCTCCCGCGACGACAAGCGCTGGGTCCTGGCCTGCCTCGGCGCGCTGCACGCGGGCGCCGCCTGGCTGCCGATCGACCCGGCCGTGCCGCCCGCCCGGTTGGAGACGCTGCTGCGCGGCGCCGGCGTCACGGCGGTCGTCACCGACGCCACACAGCGCGGGCGGGTGCCCTCCGGCGCGTGGGGCCTGATCGACCTGGACGACGAGGATCGCCTGGACGACGAGGATCGCGACGGCGTCCCCGCCGACGAGGCGGTGTGGGCCCCCGCACCCACAGACCCGCGCCGACTCGCGTACGCGATGTACACCTCGGGCAGTACCGGCGCGCCCCGCGCGGTCCTCGTGGAGCACGACAGCACGCTCAACTTCGTCGCGTCCCTTCAGCGGCTCTTCGAACTGACCCCGGACGACCGTATGTTGCAGTACGCCTCGCCCGGATTCGACGTATCGGTCTTCGAGATCTTCTGCGCGCTGCTCAGCGGCTCCTCGCTGCACATGATCGGCGACGACGACCGCCGTTCGGTCGAGGGGCTGACCCGCGCGCTCACCGAGGGCGGCATCACTGTGGCCGAACTCCCTCCCGCGCTACTGGAGTTGATGGAGCCGGAGCGCGTTCCGCGGCTGCGGCTCGTCTCGGTGGGTGGTGAACCCTTCTCCGGCGAACTCACCACCCGCTGGTCCAAGGACCGCCGGTTCGTCAACGGCTACGGGACGACAGAGACCACCATCGGCGTCATCTACAAGGAATGCGCCGGCCAGTGGCGGTCCGCGCCGCCCATCGGCCTCCCCGTCGACAACCACCAGGCCTACATCCTCGACGACGAGCTGCGGCCCGTACCGCCTTGCGCGGTGGGCGAGTTGTTCGTCGGCGGCGCCGGTGTGGCCCGCGGATATCTGGGCCAGGCCGCGCGTACCGCGGAACGTTTCCTGCCCGACCCGTTCCGGCCCGGCGGCCGCCTCTACCGCACCGGGGATCTCGCCCGCTGGTCGGCGGACGGCGACATCGTCTTCCTCGGCCGCCGGGACCGGCAGGTCAAGGTCCGCGGACAGCGCGTCGAGCTGGGGGAGATCGAGGCCGCGCTCACCGGGCTGTCCGAGGTCTCCGCCGCCGTGGTCGCCGACCTCGACGCCACGCTCGTGGGCTTCGTCGTCCCCGCTCCCGGCCGGCGGCCCGACCTCGACGGTGTCCGCCGGCACCTCACGGGAACGCTGCCGTCGTACATGGTTCCCGCGCTGCTGACCACCGTGGAGCAGATACCGATCACCGCTTCCGGCAAGGTCGACCTGGCCGCGCTTGCGGCACTGCGCCCCGCCGCACCGAGCCGGGCCGACGACCCTGTGCCGGAAGGCGGACGCGACGGTTCCGGCGAGGAGGAGGGTGCGGCGGAGTCACCGCGGGCCGGCCTCGTACGACGTATCGCCGAGGAGGGCTGCGCCACCCTGCTGCCCGGCGCGCGCATCACCGCCGGGACCAACTTCTTCGCCACCGGCGGCGACAGCATCCGCGCGATCCGGCTGCTGTCCTGGGTGCGCGAGGTCTTCGGGGCGGAGATACCGATGAGCCGGTTCTTCCGGAACCCCACCCCCGGCGCCCTCGCGGAGGCGATCGAGCGACACCGGGCCGACCCCGGCGGCACGGCCACGGGCTCCTCCCGGGCGCCTGCCCCCGTCATGGCCGCGGGCGACGAGGGGGAGGCCCCGCTGTCCTCCTCGCAGCAACGGCTCTGGTTCCTCGACCAGTTGCGGCCCGGCGATCCCTCGTACAACGTCCTCGAAGTGTTCCTGCTGCGTGGGGAATTGGACGACGGCGCGCTGGACAGCGCCCTGCACGAACTGTCCGTACGCCACGAGATGCTGCGCACCCGCTACGTGGCGACCGGCGGCGTGCCCCGCCAGGTGGTCGACCCGGAGCCGACGGCGCGGCTCGCCCGCGTGGATCTGAGCGGGGCGCCCGCGGCGGACCTCGACGCGCTGCTCGCCGCGGAGGCCGCGCAGCCGTTCGACCTGGCCGTCGGCCCCCTCGTCCGGGTCACGCTCGTGCGCCGTGGCCCGCGCGAACACGTCCTCGCCTGGGTCGTCCACCACATGGTCGCCGACGGGCGCTCGACCGAGGTGCTCTTCGGCGAACTCAGCTCGCTGTACGGCTCGTTCCGCCGCGGCCTGTCACCCGACCTGCCTCCGGTGACGCTGACCTTCCGGGACTACGCGGGGCGGCAGCGTGCCTCACTGGGCGACGACACCCATCGCGAGGGCCTCGCCTACTGGCGCAGGCAGCTCGCCGGAGTGCCCGCCCAGGTGGAGCTGCCCACCGACCGATCGCGCCCGGCGGAGCCCACCACCAAGGGCGGCACCCTCTACTTCGACCTGCCGCCAGGGACGGGGGACCGGCTCGCCGCGTTCGCCGGCCGTGCGGGCGTCACGCCGTTCATGACGCTCCTCACGGCCTTCTTCGCGCAGCTCTCCCGGTACGGGCGCGACAAGGACCTCGTCGTCGGCACGCCGTTCGCCAACCGCAACCGGCGCGATGTCGAGGACCTGGTCGGTTTCCTGGTCAACACCGTGCCGCTGCGCGCCGACTGCTCGGGCGACCCGCCCTTCACGGCCCTGCTCCAGCAGGTGACCGGGATGACACTGGCTGCGGGTGACCACTCCGAGGTGCCGTTCGAGGATCTGGTGAGCGGCCTCGGCGTGCGGCGCGACCTCGGCGTCAATCCGCTGGTACAGGTGATGTTCCAGGTGATCGACGCCCCGGAGGACCAGCTGTGCCTGGACGGCGTCGAGACCACCAAGATCCCTGTGGAGGAGCGGGCCGCCGCCTTCGACCTCGTCCTGGAGCTGCGGACCGGGCGGGACGGACGCCTCACCGGACGCCTCAACTACAGCACCGACCTCTTCGACCGCGAGACGGCGGCCCGCATGGCCGGGCACTACCGGCAGATCCTCTGCTCGGCGCTCGCCGACCCGCAGCGGCGCCTGTCCCGGCTCGACCTGCTCGACCCCGATGAGCGGCGCCGGCTGCTCGGCACCTTCGACGAGGCCGTCACGACGCCGGTGGACACCATCACCGCGCTCGTCGAACGGCAGGCCGCGCAGCGCGGGGACGCCGTCGCCGTGACGGAAGCCGACGGGCAGCTCAGTTACGGGGAGCTGAACACCGCCGCCAACCGGCTCGCCCACCATCTGAAGGGCCTCGGCGTCGGCCCCGACGTCCTCGTCGCGCTCTGCCTGCCGCCGAGCGCCGACCTGATCACCGCCATGCTCGGGGTGCTGAAGGCCGGCGGGGCGTACCTCCCGATCGACCCCGGGCACCCCGCCGAACGCGTCCGTCTGCTGCTCGCCGACTGCGGCGTCGGCGTCGCGGTGAGCCGCGGGGACGTACGGGACAGACTGCCGGAGGGCCTGGCCCACCGCGTCGACCTGGACGACGACCGCGCCCGCCTCGACGCCTGCCCGACCGAGAACCCGCCGGGACCCGATCCGCGGGACCTCGCGTACGTCATCCACACCTCGGGCTCGACCGGCCGGCCCAAGGGCGTCGCCGTCCCGCATCACGCGCTCGCGCGGCTCGTGCTGGGCTGCGACCAGTCCCCGGTCGGTCCGGACGACACCTTCCTCATGGTGCATCCGCCGAGCTTCGACGCGTCGAACCTGGAGATCTGGCTGCCCCTGGCGCACGGCGCGTCCACCGTCGCTCCCCCCGAGCGGCTGGTCGACCCGGTCGAGCTGGGGGATGCCATCCGCCGCCACGGCGTGAGCGTGCTGTGGCTGTCCGCCCCGCTGGCGCAGATGACCGTCGACACGGACGCCCGACTCCTCGCGGGCGTACGGCAATTGGGCATTGGCGGACAGGCGCCGTCCGTACCGCATGTGCGCCGGCTCATGCGCGAGCTGCCCGAACTGCGGGTCCTGAACTGTTACGGCCCCACCGAGTCCGCGACCAACACCACCCTGCACCACCTCGCCCACGAACCGGCCGAGGACGTCACCTCCATACCGATGGGCCGCCCGATCGGCGACACCCGGGTGTACGTGGTGGGTGTGCACGGGGAGCCGGTGCCCGTAGGCGTGCCGGGCGAACTGTGGATCGGCGGGCGCGGTCTGGCCCGCGGCTATCTCGGCGCACCCGCCCTGACCGCCGAGCGTTTCGTCCCTGACCCCTTCGGGCCCGTCGGGCAGCGCGTCTACCGCACGGGCGACATCGTCCGCCGACTGCCGGACGGCACCCTGGACTTCCTCGGCCGCGACGACGACCAGGTCAAGATCCGCGGGCACCGCATCGAACTGGGCGAGGTCGCCACGGTCGTCCGCGGGCACGCCGGCGTACGGGACGCCCACGTGCGGCGCCACGGTACGGCCGGAGCGGCGGAACTGGCCGCGTACGTCGTCCCCCACACGCCCGGCCTCGACACCGAGGACCTCTTCCGCCATCTGCGGCAGCGCCTGCCCGACTACATGGTCCCCGCGACCGTCACCGAGCTGGCCGAGCTGCCGGTGTCGTCCAACGGCAAGGTGGATCCGGCACGATTGCCCGAGCCACGGCGTCCGCGGGAGGGAGCCGGCGGCGGCCGGGCACCGCGCAGCGGCGTCGAGAAGGCCGTCCACGCGGTGTGGGCGGACGTTCTCGGACGCGACTCCTTCGGCGTCGACGACGACTTCTTCGTGATCGGCGGCAATTCCTACCAGGCGGCTCAGGTCGTCGCCCGGCTGCGCGCGGAGCTGGGCGCCGACCTCTCGCTCCGTACGCTCTTCGAGCACCGGCGGGTCGCGGAGCTGGCGGCCGCCGTGGCAGCGGCGGATCCCGGCCCGGCCGGCACCGGCACCCCGGTGCGCCGGGGGCCGGACGGCGCCCCCGCTCCGCTCTCGGTCGAGCAGCAGCGCCTGTGGTTCCTCGACCAGCTGCACCCGGGCGGCGCCGACTACAACGTGCCCGTGAACCTGTGGCTGCGGGGCGAACTCGACACCGATGCCCTGCGCGCGGCACTGCGCGAGGTGGTGGCGCGTCACGAGGTGCTGCGCTCCCGGTTCACGCTGGGCCCGGACCGTCTGCCCATGCAGACGGTGCAGCCCCCCGACGTCTTCGACCTGACCGTGACCGATCTGTCGCGGCAGTCCGCTCCGCAGGCGCGGTCCGCGGCCGAGAAGGCCGCGGCCGAGGCGGCACGGCTGCCGTTCCGGCTCGACCAGGGGCCGCTGATCCGCGCCCAGGTACTCCGTGTCACGGCCGAGGAGCATCTGCTGTCGCTCGTGGCGCACCACGCGGCCGTCGACGCCGAGTCGTTCCGGCTGCTGCTCGCCGAGACGGGGCGCCTGTACGGGGCGTACGTGGACGGCCGGGCGGAGCGTCTGGACACGCTGCCCGTTCAGTACGCCGACTACGCGCGCCGACAGCGGCAGCGGCTGCCCGAGGTCGAGGACGCCGACCTCGGATACTGGCGGGACCAGCTGCGGGACCTGCCCGCCCTGGAGCTGCCCACCGACAGGACCCGGCCGCGGATACGCAGCGCGGTGGGCGGCAGGCACCGGGCCGGTCTCCTCGGCCCCGCGGACACGGCGCGCCTCGGCGAGGTGGCACGGGCGCACGGCGCCACCGACTTCATGGTGCTGCTCGCCGCGGCGCAGACAACGCTCGGCCGGCTCAGCGGGCAGCAGGACTTCGGCATCGGCACGCCGGTGTCGCAGCGCTCGCGGCCCGAACTGGCCCCGCTGGTCGGATTCTTCGTCAATACGCTGGTCCTGCGGGCCGATCTGTCGGGTGACCCCTCGTTCACCGAGCTGCTCGCCCGGACGCGCGAGACCGCCCTGGCCGGATACATCCACCAGGAGCTGCCGTTCGACAGAATCGTGGAGGAACTCCTGCCGTCCCGCACGCTCGGCCGCACCCCGCTCTTCGACGTGGTCTTCCATGTGGACGACACGACGAGCGCGCTGCCGGACATCCCGGGGCTCGTGACAGAAGTGACCGACGTCGACACCGGAACGGCCAAGTTCGACCTGGACATCGCGGTCACCCGGCAGGGCGACACGCTGTCCTGCACGGTCGAGTTCAGCACGGACCTCTTCACGGCTTCGTCCGCGGGACGCCTGGTGGACGCCTTCCGGCAGACACTGCGGGCGGCCCTGGCCGACCCACGACGCCACCTGTCGGAACTGGGCGACGGCGGCACGCCCTGA
- a CDS encoding phosphopantetheine-binding protein, whose product MLNAESDEPTPTEARVTAIWAEVLQHDAFGPDDNFFAVGGHSMTATLVTYQLRDEWGVEFPLTLIFEHSTVRELASMIDRAKAEAVDSDTVTG is encoded by the coding sequence GTGTTGAACGCCGAGAGCGATGAGCCGACACCGACCGAAGCGCGTGTGACGGCCATCTGGGCCGAGGTGCTGCAACACGACGCGTTCGGCCCCGACGACAACTTCTTCGCCGTCGGCGGGCACTCCATGACCGCCACACTGGTGACGTATCAGCTGCGGGACGAATGGGGTGTCGAGTTCCCCCTCACGCTCATCTTCGAGCACTCCACGGTCCGTGAACTCGCGTCGATGATCGACCGCGCCAAGGCCGAGGCCGTCGACTCCGACACCGTGACCGGCTGA
- the fabG gene encoding 3-oxoacyl-ACP reductase FabG, which yields MRTLHTAVVTGAGRGIGAATALRLAADGAAVGVLDIDGEAAARTVERIRAAGGTAHAVVADVGDPEQAKGSLAAVAAELGPPDILVNNAGVIRDRPMQDLSLDDWDSVVDVNLRGPFLMCQAVRPYLLERGWGRIVNFSSSSALGNRDQANYAAAKAGIDGLTRTLAIELGPYGVTVNAVAPGYIATDMTARTAERMGMDFGKLQQMVAAQTPVRRVGQPEDVAHAVAFLVGEGAGFVSGHLLYVTGGPMR from the coding sequence ATGAGGACACTCCACACAGCGGTGGTCACCGGTGCCGGTCGCGGCATCGGCGCCGCCACCGCGCTTCGCCTGGCCGCCGACGGAGCGGCGGTCGGCGTCCTCGACATCGACGGCGAGGCCGCCGCTCGGACCGTGGAGCGGATCCGCGCGGCCGGGGGCACCGCGCACGCCGTCGTCGCCGATGTCGGCGACCCGGAACAGGCCAAGGGGTCGCTGGCGGCCGTCGCGGCCGAGCTGGGGCCGCCCGACATCCTGGTCAACAACGCGGGCGTCATCAGGGACCGGCCGATGCAGGACCTGTCGCTCGACGACTGGGACAGCGTCGTGGACGTGAACCTGCGCGGCCCGTTCCTGATGTGCCAGGCCGTCCGCCCGTACCTGCTGGAGCGCGGCTGGGGGCGCATCGTCAACTTCTCCAGCTCCTCGGCGCTCGGCAACCGTGACCAGGCCAACTACGCGGCGGCCAAGGCCGGGATCGACGGTCTCACGCGCACCCTCGCGATCGAGCTGGGGCCGTACGGGGTGACCGTGAACGCGGTGGCCCCGGGCTACATCGCCACCGACATGACGGCACGGACCGCCGAGCGGATGGGCATGGACTTCGGCAAGCTCCAGCAGATGGTGGCGGCACAGACGCCGGTGCGGCGGGTGGGGCAGCCCGAGGACGTGGCGCACGCCGTGGCGTTCCTCGTCGGCGAGGGCGCCGGTTTCGTCTCGGGACACCTGCTGTACGTCACCGGTGGTCCGATGCGCTGA
- a CDS encoding thioesterase II family protein: MRADVEPGVSFGDLERWFLGGLERPWRDTQLLCLPHSGGNASSYRAWLTAVDAAGVDVVPVQLPGRETRLTEPPYTDHATLVGDLARVVERAGFPRVALFGHSMGAVLSVNLCRALEEIGVPVAHVFVSGHGGPSQRPASTFPTDASDETILDALGATGAPNYEGLLRYPELRDMVLRVIRADLGVVLTGMVAGPPVQAPITVLNGEDDPTPAGSEDLAEWAEVTKGAWASHRLPGGHFYLVEQGEAVAGVIRAALAAESAHRRTESRNA, translated from the coding sequence ATGAGAGCCGACGTCGAACCGGGCGTCTCCTTCGGCGACTTGGAACGCTGGTTCCTGGGCGGCCTCGAACGGCCCTGGCGCGACACGCAGTTGCTGTGCCTGCCGCACAGCGGGGGCAACGCGTCGAGCTACCGGGCATGGCTCACGGCGGTCGACGCGGCCGGTGTCGACGTGGTACCCGTGCAGCTGCCGGGCCGGGAGACCCGTTTGACGGAGCCGCCGTACACCGACCACGCGACGCTGGTCGGCGATCTCGCCCGAGTGGTCGAGAGGGCGGGTTTCCCGCGCGTCGCCCTGTTCGGGCACAGCATGGGCGCCGTGCTCTCGGTCAACCTCTGCCGCGCGCTGGAGGAGATCGGCGTACCGGTGGCCCATGTGTTCGTCTCCGGGCACGGCGGGCCTTCCCAGCGGCCGGCGTCCACGTTCCCCACGGACGCGTCCGACGAGACCATCCTGGACGCTCTCGGCGCGACCGGCGCGCCCAACTACGAGGGGTTGTTGCGCTACCCGGAGCTGCGGGACATGGTGCTGCGGGTGATCAGGGCGGACCTCGGGGTGGTTCTGACCGGCATGGTCGCCGGGCCGCCGGTCCAGGCACCGATCACCGTGTTGAACGGCGAGGACGACCCCACGCCCGCGGGTTCGGAGGATCTCGCCGAATGGGCCGAGGTCACCAAGGGCGCCTGGGCCTCCCACCGGCTGCCCGGGGGCCACTTCTACCTGGTCGAGCAGGGCGAGGCGGTGGCCGGCGTCATCCGTGCGGCCCTGGCAGCCGAGTCCGCGCACCGGCGGACGGAGTCGAGGAACGCATGA
- a CDS encoding RiPP maturation radical SAM C-methyltransferase, which yields MLRVALVNMPFADWNRPSFALSQLAGLVGQEYADRVTAEVHYPNVDFTKYFGVATYEEISGDMTHLYSGVGEWLFRHIAFPDEPDNTDTYFSRYYREPAQEGFREDLLRYRDGVEEFLADLIDRYDLASADVVGLTSMFAQTVPALALAKMVKDRNPEAVILLGGSNCETSMGAVLASEVPYLDYVFSGPSLVSFAAFLDHMLAGTRDEISGIRGVISRDNCMSPQVRLSVGRDRDINDYVPLDYDGFAAAMRDAEETIAEGKLEPTLFFETSRGCWWGARSHCSFCGLNDETIGFRQMDPDLAVRQFEWLFDFHPQFKNYMCTDYILPRNYPAEVFPRVDAPDDASIFYEIKLPLSVPHVQALAKARVNRVQAGIEAVNSEMLKLLGKGTTAFQSLQFMKLCLQYGIHPEWNLLVGAPREPEEMYAKYERDFPLLAHLTPPTGAFFIRFDRFSPYFNERVKYGLDLRPMDFYPLVFPFEPQQLDQLAYFFTDHGAAPYALPALKWYPTLQRVVAAWQTHWKDDAERPRLELIRDGDAYHIEDTRFGEPRRILVDAHTLRLLRTLNSPRRRDQLTAPEGMSEADLTRTLELFHDHRILFEEEGRLLSLVTGVDAVG from the coding sequence GTGCTTCGCGTTGCCCTGGTCAATATGCCTTTCGCCGACTGGAACCGCCCGTCGTTCGCCCTCAGCCAACTCGCGGGCCTGGTCGGCCAGGAGTACGCCGACCGGGTCACCGCCGAGGTCCACTACCCCAACGTCGACTTCACGAAGTACTTCGGTGTCGCCACGTACGAGGAGATCTCCGGCGACATGACCCACCTCTACAGCGGGGTGGGGGAATGGCTTTTCCGGCACATCGCCTTCCCTGACGAACCGGACAACACCGACACGTACTTCAGCCGCTACTACCGCGAGCCGGCGCAAGAGGGGTTCAGAGAAGACCTGTTGCGTTACCGCGACGGCGTCGAGGAGTTTCTGGCCGATCTCATCGACCGCTACGACCTCGCGTCCGCGGACGTCGTCGGGCTCACCTCGATGTTCGCGCAGACGGTGCCGGCCCTCGCCCTCGCCAAGATGGTCAAGGACCGCAACCCCGAAGCGGTGATCCTCCTCGGCGGGTCGAACTGCGAGACCTCGATGGGTGCCGTCCTCGCGTCCGAAGTGCCCTATCTGGACTACGTGTTCTCCGGGCCGAGCCTGGTCAGCTTCGCGGCCTTCCTCGATCACATGCTGGCCGGCACGAGAGACGAGATCTCCGGCATCCGGGGCGTCATCAGCCGCGACAACTGCATGTCTCCGCAGGTCCGGCTGAGCGTGGGCCGGGACCGGGACATCAACGACTACGTGCCGCTCGACTACGACGGCTTCGCCGCCGCCATGCGCGACGCCGAGGAAACCATCGCGGAGGGGAAGCTCGAACCCACCCTGTTCTTCGAGACCTCGCGCGGATGCTGGTGGGGGGCGCGCAGCCACTGCTCGTTCTGCGGGCTCAACGACGAGACCATCGGGTTCCGGCAGATGGACCCCGACCTGGCGGTCCGGCAGTTCGAGTGGCTCTTCGACTTCCACCCGCAGTTCAAGAACTACATGTGCACCGACTACATCCTCCCGAGGAACTACCCGGCGGAGGTGTTCCCGAGGGTCGACGCCCCCGACGACGCGTCCATCTTCTACGAGATCAAACTCCCGCTGAGCGTGCCCCACGTGCAGGCGCTCGCCAAGGCCCGGGTCAACCGCGTCCAGGCCGGGATCGAGGCCGTCAACAGCGAGATGCTCAAGCTGCTCGGCAAGGGCACCACGGCCTTCCAGAGCCTTCAGTTCATGAAGCTCTGCCTCCAGTACGGCATCCACCCGGAGTGGAACCTCCTCGTCGGCGCCCCCCGCGAGCCCGAGGAGATGTACGCCAAGTACGAGCGGGACTTTCCGCTCCTGGCCCATCTCACCCCTCCGACCGGCGCCTTCTTCATCCGCTTCGACCGGTTCAGCCCCTACTTCAACGAGCGGGTCAAGTACGGCCTCGACCTGCGTCCGATGGACTTCTATCCGCTGGTCTTCCCCTTCGAGCCGCAGCAGCTGGACCAGCTGGCCTACTTCTTCACCGACCATGGGGCGGCGCCGTACGCCCTGCCCGCGCTGAAGTGGTACCCCACCCTCCAGAGGGTGGTGGCCGCATGGCAGACCCACTGGAAGGACGACGCCGAGCGGCCCCGCCTGGAACTGATCCGGGACGGCGACGCGTACCACATCGAGGACACCCGGTTCGGCGAGCCGCGGAGGATCCTGGTCGACGCGCACACGCTGCGTCTGCTCCGTACGCTCAACTCACCCCGTCGCCGCGACCAGTTGACCGCTCCGGAGGGCATGAGCGAGGCCGACCTCACCCGGACGTTGGAACTGTTCCACGACCACCGCATCCTGTTCGAGGAGGAGGGACGCCTGCTCAGCCTGGTCACGGGCGTCGATGCCGTCGGCTAG